A genomic window from Gossypium hirsutum isolate 1008001.06 chromosome D12, Gossypium_hirsutum_v2.1, whole genome shotgun sequence includes:
- the LOC121224223 gene encoding RINT1-like protein MAG2, producing MDSLQSLPPLSTLSTSVSSALNAKLGTNHELTQAPSIVAEFLTQYDDLERNLVHLNRTLESNLASYASFSNRIGHLFGIVNSKLTDLGSSVCLRSSVSDGEGLGEELPSLAREVARVEAVRAYAGESSKMSDYWNSKILIKFKQKHLIFV from the exons ATGGACTCTCTGCAAAGTCTCCCTCCACTATCGACTCTGTCCACCTCAGTTTCCTCCGCCCTCAACGCTAAACTCGGCACCAACCATGAACTAACCCAAGCACCAAGTATCGTCGCCGAGTTTCTGACTCAGTACGATGATCTGGAACGAAATCTAGTCCACCTCAACCGCACCCTCGAGTCAAACCTCGCATCTTACGCTTCCTTCTCTAATCGCATCGGCCACCTCTTCGGCATTGTAAATTCGAAATTGACCGATCTAGGATCCTCCGTTTGCCTTCGGTCCTCCGTTTCAG ACGGAGAAGGTTTGGGGGAGGAGTTGCCGTCGTTGGCCAGGGAGGTGGCCAGAGTGGAAGCGGTCCGAGCATATGCAGGTGAGAGTTCTAAAATGTCAGATTATTGGAATTCTAAAATTCTTATTAAATTTAAGCAAAAGCACTTAATTTTTGTTTAG
- the LOC107944392 gene encoding F-box/kelch-repeat protein At1g74510-like has translation MWLAQIGQRENHRYASDNSESSLLIHQLGRDISINCLLRCSRSYYGIIATLNTGFHSLIRSSELYKLKRQMGIVEHWVYFSCNLLEWEAFDPIHRRWMHMPKMQAYECFMYSDNESLAVGTQLLGFGKEIMYPIVYKYSILTHTWTTEMRMHTPRCLFASASLGEIGIIAGGCDLRGNILSSAELYNSETGRWETIPRMNKARRMCSAVFMEGKFYVIGGIGVESLKTITSVEVYDLKTKTWIEIPNMYPARNEEAGPTEEPLTAEAPPLVAVGNDVLYVADHVLKQVKKYDKKKNLWVTVGPFSERTTSMNGWGIAFRACGDQLMIIGGLRVLGAGFVEINSWVPKEGPLEWNLVARKPSSSFVYNCAVMGC, from the coding sequence ATGTGGCTTGCCCAAATTGGCCAACGAGAAAACCATCGCTATGCTTCGGACAATTCAGAATCAAGTTTACTGATCCACCAGCTTGGGCGAGACATCTCGATTAACTGTCTCCTCCGTTGCTCAAGGTCTTATTATGGCATCATTGCAACTTTGAATACGGGTTTCCACTCTCTTATACGGAGTAGTGAGCTGTACAAGTTGAAGCGACAAATGGGAATTGTTGAACATTGGGTTTACTTCTCTTGCAACCTTTTGGAGTGGGAGGCTTTTGATCCAATCCATCGTCGATGGATGCATATGCCTAAAATGCAGGCCTATGAATGTTTCATGTATTCTGATAATGAGTCATTGGCTGTTGGAACCCAACTTCTGggttttggaaaagaaataaTGTACCCTATTGTCTATAAATATAGCATTTTGACGCACACATGGACAACCGAGATGAGGATGCATACACCCAGGTGCTTGTTTGCATCTGCTAGTCTGGGTGAAATCGGAATTATAGCTGGTGGTTGTGATCTGCGTGGAAATATTTTGAGCTCAGCAGAGCTTTATAATTCTGAAACTGGCAGGTGGGAGACCATTCCAAGAATGAATAAGGCTAGAAGAATGTGTTCTGCGGTGTTCATGGAGGGGAAGTTTTATGTTATTGGTGGCATTGGGGTTGAGAGTTTGAAGACAATAACATCCGTAGAGGTGTATGATTTGAAGACCAAGACTTGGATTGAGATACCTAACATGTACCCTGCACGAAACGAGGAGGCTGGACCAACAGAAGAACCTCTTACAGCTGAGGCACCTCCTCTAGTGGCAGTTGGGAATGATGTGTTGTATGTAGCTGATCATGTACTGAAGCAAGTGAAGAAATATGACAAGAAGAAGAACTTGTGGGTAACGGTAGGGCCATTCTCTGAGCGTACAACCTCAATGAATGGGTGGGGGATAGCATTTAGGGCATGCGGGGATCAGCTAATGATTATTGGAGGACTTAGGGTTTTAGGTGCAGGGTTTGTTGAGATCAACTCTTGGGTCCCAAAAGAGGGGCCACTAGAATGGAACTTGGTCGCCAGAAAGCCCTCTAGCAGTTTTGTGTATAACTGTGCCGTCATGGGATGTTGA